A region of Spiribacter roseus DNA encodes the following proteins:
- the thrS gene encoding threonine--tRNA ligase, translating into MPLITLPDGSQREYAEALSVLDIARDIGAGLAKATIAGRVNGTLVDAVDLVDDDAELQIITPRDAEGLEIIRHSCCHLLGQAVKQLYPEAQMAIGPVVEGGFYYDIRYDAGFHPEDLARIEQRMAELIDQEYDVIKHVTPRFEALQLFRERGENYKVELIENLTDVDSMALYHHQEYVDMCLGPHVPNTRFLKAFKLTKLAGAYWRADANNEMLQRIYGTAFADRKALKAHLKFLEEAQKRDHRRIARSQDLFHIQEEAPGMVFWHPNGWRIYTTLQDYLRGRLSEHGYQEIRTPELVDRSLWERSGHWEKFREDMFTTHSEHRDYAVKPMNCPCHVQVYNQGLKSYRDLPLRLSEFGNCHRNEPSGTLHGLMRVRNFTQDDAHIFCTEDQLQAEVSAFLDLAFSVYRDFGFDDVQVALSTRPAKRVGEDGLWDRAEAALEQALYAKDMGFTVNPGEGAFYGPKIELSMRDCLNRVWQCGTMQVDFSMPGRLDAEYVTESGDRAVPVMLHRAIFGSFERFIGVLTEHYGGDWPVWLVPTQVQVVNITDRQADYAETIRKHLTDRGFRAESDLRNEKIGFKIREHTIQRVPYMVVVGDQERDTGAVAVRTRTGEDLGSMSLEALIDRLDRDVARLGRTLVED; encoded by the coding sequence ATGCCCCTCATTACTCTTCCTGATGGCAGCCAACGCGAGTATGCCGAGGCGCTGTCCGTCCTCGATATTGCCCGCGATATCGGTGCGGGCCTCGCGAAGGCGACCATTGCCGGTCGCGTCAATGGCACGCTTGTTGACGCCGTCGACCTTGTTGACGACGACGCCGAGCTGCAGATCATCACCCCGCGCGACGCCGAAGGCCTCGAGATCATCCGCCATTCCTGCTGCCATCTGCTGGGTCAGGCGGTCAAGCAGCTCTACCCCGAGGCGCAGATGGCGATCGGCCCGGTGGTGGAAGGCGGGTTCTACTACGACATCCGCTACGACGCCGGCTTTCATCCGGAGGATCTCGCGCGCATCGAACAGCGCATGGCAGAGCTGATCGATCAAGAATACGACGTCATCAAGCATGTCACGCCGCGCTTCGAGGCGCTGCAGCTGTTCCGTGAGCGCGGCGAGAATTACAAGGTCGAGTTGATCGAGAACCTCACCGACGTCGATTCGATGGCGCTCTATCATCATCAGGAATACGTCGACATGTGCCTGGGCCCGCATGTGCCCAACACACGATTCCTCAAGGCATTCAAGCTCACGAAGCTGGCTGGCGCCTACTGGCGCGCCGATGCCAACAACGAGATGCTCCAGCGCATCTACGGCACCGCGTTTGCCGATCGCAAGGCGCTCAAGGCGCATCTGAAGTTTCTGGAAGAGGCGCAGAAGCGCGACCACCGGCGCATCGCCCGCAGTCAGGATCTTTTCCATATCCAGGAAGAAGCGCCGGGGATGGTGTTCTGGCACCCCAATGGCTGGCGGATCTACACCACCCTGCAGGACTACCTGCGCGGGCGGCTCTCGGAGCATGGTTATCAGGAGATCCGTACGCCCGAGCTGGTGGATCGCAGTCTCTGGGAGCGTTCGGGGCACTGGGAGAAGTTCCGCGAGGACATGTTCACGACGCACTCCGAGCATCGTGATTACGCCGTCAAGCCCATGAACTGCCCCTGCCATGTGCAGGTGTACAACCAGGGCCTGAAAAGCTACCGCGATCTGCCGCTGCGGCTTTCGGAATTCGGCAACTGTCATCGCAATGAGCCATCGGGGACGCTCCATGGGCTGATGCGGGTGCGCAATTTTACCCAGGACGATGCCCACATATTCTGTACCGAAGACCAGCTACAGGCCGAGGTGTCGGCGTTCCTCGACCTGGCCTTCAGCGTCTATCGCGACTTCGGCTTTGACGATGTCCAGGTGGCCCTGTCCACCCGCCCGGCCAAGCGCGTGGGAGAGGACGGGTTGTGGGATCGTGCCGAGGCGGCCCTCGAACAGGCCCTGTACGCCAAGGACATGGGGTTTACGGTCAACCCGGGCGAGGGCGCGTTCTATGGGCCCAAGATTGAACTGTCGATGCGCGATTGCCTGAATCGGGTCTGGCAGTGCGGGACCATGCAGGTCGACTTCTCAATGCCCGGTCGACTGGACGCCGAGTATGTCACCGAGAGTGGCGATCGCGCCGTCCCGGTGATGCTCCACCGGGCGATCTTTGGCTCGTTCGAGCGCTTCATCGGCGTGCTGACCGAGCACTACGGCGGTGACTGGCCCGTCTGGCTCGTCCCCACCCAGGTGCAGGTGGTCAATATCACCGATCGCCAGGCGGATTATGCCGAGACCATCCGGAAACATCTGACGGACCGGGGTTTTCGCGCCGAGTCCGACTTGAGGAACGAGAAGATCGGCTTTAAGATCCGTGAACATACGATTCAGCGGGTACCGTATATGGTCGTTGTCGGCGATCAGGAGCGGGATACCGGCGCTGTGGCGGTCCGCACCCGCACCGGTGAGGACCTGGGGTCGATGTCTCTTGAGGCACTGATTGACCGGCTGGACCGTGACGTGGCCCGTTTGGGCCGAACGCTTGTGGAGGATTGA